Proteins encoded within one genomic window of uncultured Desulfobacter sp.:
- the gspG gene encoding type II secretion system major pseudopilin GspG produces MKMVGQVCKKNLRQYGRQIGNQAGFSFIELMVVVIILGILAGAIVPRYMDKADKAKIVKAQVDIAAIETSLKMYKLDNGFYPTTEQGLLALIEKPTTDPVPRSWNESGYLEKNRVPKDPWGNEYVYLCPGVHGTFDLISYGADYESGGEGVNADVTNWEERE; encoded by the coding sequence ATGAAGATGGTTGGACAGGTGTGCAAAAAAAATTTAAGGCAGTATGGCAGGCAGATTGGAAACCAGGCAGGCTTTTCTTTTATTGAACTGATGGTGGTTGTTATCATTTTGGGAATTCTGGCCGGTGCCATCGTGCCAAGATATATGGATAAGGCGGATAAGGCAAAAATCGTCAAAGCCCAGGTGGATATTGCCGCCATTGAAACCAGCCTTAAAATGTACAAACTGGATAATGGGTTTTATCCTACTACGGAACAGGGACTTTTGGCTTTGATCGAAAAGCCGACCACAGATCCTGTTCCTCGCAGTTGGAATGAAAGCGGTTATTTAGAAAAGAACCGAGTGCCCAAAGATCCTTGGGGGAATGAGTATGTTTACCTGTGCCCCGGTGTCCACGGTACGTTTGATCTGATTTCATATGGTGCGGACTACGAATCAGGAGGGGAGGGTGTCAATGCGGACGTCACCAATTGGGAGGAGCGGGAATAA
- a CDS encoding general secretion pathway protein GspK encodes MKTKKKYLKLPSSYRYKGSLMVSIYRDQKGVALIATIAVVAILCVLALEAGRLAKQAASGTITENDMFAAREMAMSGIHLAMMMLAVDAADNEIDTIQETWADPEQIALAVAAMGLNPADLSLKISDEMGKLQLNALLKQFPGNESNDAQMAVLERFLTLAAPEDKPEDAGSAVEIVNALKDWLDSRDDDAITGLTGAETNYYESLDMPYICANGPLRHISELFLVKGVVDSILSPSYISQGIDESTQVDAKDMFTVYGLLEDQDSEENRLSFSGKVNINTAPVAVLAALLPEGRDVNAQDLADYRLEKANLGQAYTHTLESGWFEDVIALSDDEKKAFKKVITYSSNVFTADCAAQHNGAQVILHAVIKREKQDLTGKWFCRILQMERG; translated from the coding sequence ATGAAAACAAAGAAAAAGTATTTGAAACTGCCGTCGTCTTACCGGTACAAAGGCAGTCTGATGGTTAGTATTTACAGAGATCAAAAGGGGGTGGCGCTGATTGCCACCATTGCTGTGGTTGCCATTCTCTGTGTATTGGCGTTGGAGGCTGGGCGTCTTGCAAAGCAGGCGGCTTCGGGAACAATTACCGAAAATGATATGTTTGCAGCCCGGGAAATGGCCATGTCCGGTATCCATCTGGCCATGATGATGCTGGCCGTTGACGCAGCTGACAACGAGATCGATACCATCCAGGAAACATGGGCGGATCCGGAACAGATTGCCTTGGCTGTGGCTGCCATGGGTCTGAACCCTGCAGATTTATCTTTGAAAATTTCTGATGAAATGGGTAAATTACAACTAAACGCATTGCTAAAACAATTTCCCGGCAACGAATCCAATGATGCCCAGATGGCGGTACTGGAACGGTTTTTAACTCTGGCAGCCCCGGAAGACAAACCCGAAGATGCCGGCAGCGCTGTTGAAATCGTCAATGCGCTCAAGGATTGGCTTGATTCAAGGGACGATGATGCCATAACAGGGTTGACAGGTGCCGAAACAAACTATTATGAATCTCTGGATATGCCATATATCTGTGCCAATGGCCCTTTAAGGCATATTAGTGAGTTATTTCTTGTCAAAGGAGTTGTTGACTCAATTTTATCCCCGTCATATATCAGTCAGGGGATCGACGAGTCTACCCAGGTAGATGCAAAGGATATGTTTACTGTATACGGCCTTTTAGAAGACCAGGATTCAGAAGAGAACCGGTTATCATTTTCAGGCAAGGTAAATATCAATACCGCTCCTGTGGCGGTGCTTGCAGCACTGTTGCCGGAAGGACGCGATGTAAATGCCCAGGATCTTGCTGATTATCGGTTGGAGAAGGCAAATCTTGGCCAGGCATATACCCACACCCTTGAGTCCGGCTGGTTTGAGGATGTCATTGCCCTGAGCGATGATGAAAAAAAGGCGTTTAAAAAGGTGATTACTTATTCAAGCAATGTTTTTACAGCAGACTGTGCCGCACAACACAATGGCGCTCAAGTGATCTTGCACGCTGTCATTAAACGTGAAAAACAGGATCTGACAGGAAAGTGGTTTTGTCGGATTCTTCAAATGGAAAGAGGATAA
- a CDS encoding YbaB/EbfC family nucleoid-associated protein produces MKNMNSMMKQAQKLQKKMLQAQQDLATKTVEASSGGGMVKVVANGAQKIESIVLEKEVVDPEDVEMLQDLVLAAVNDALKKSQDMVSAEMGKLTGGMNIPGL; encoded by the coding sequence ATGAAAAATATGAACAGCATGATGAAACAAGCCCAGAAACTGCAAAAAAAAATGCTGCAGGCCCAGCAGGATCTGGCCACCAAAACGGTTGAAGCAAGTTCCGGAGGCGGTATGGTAAAAGTCGTAGCCAATGGTGCCCAAAAAATTGAATCCATTGTTCTTGAAAAAGAAGTCGTTGATCCCGAAGATGTTGAAATGCTGCAGGATCTTGTGCTCGCCGCAGTCAATGACGCCTTGAAAAAATCCCAGGATATGGTCTCTGCGGAAATGGGGAAATTGACAGGTGGAATGAACATTCCAGGTTTATGA
- a CDS encoding prepilin-type N-terminal cleavage/methylation domain-containing protein has translation MLKHSGLPLQVNRAQGGFTLIELMVALVIFSFVMVMLFSSFNAFVSTGQAIAHGVDYNERARDAFRRMQDDLTEIYVPESRMISVQNSIDDQDMDPFQMTGSETSVGGQTFSTLQFAGLSGLQTGRIRPSGIVRVTYYVRKNNQELFDLCRAEWPIGSDRETTPCSDPVLVENITGFTIDYGDAKGNEHQAWDADTDSDGASIPFVLNIGLTLKNENKEKVFETAVVLPVQRQSDG, from the coding sequence ATGTTGAAACATTCAGGTTTGCCCCTGCAAGTTAACCGAGCACAAGGCGGCTTCACTTTGATCGAATTGATGGTGGCCCTTGTGATTTTTTCATTTGTTATGGTCATGTTGTTTTCCTCTTTCAATGCATTTGTCTCTACAGGGCAGGCCATTGCACACGGTGTTGACTATAATGAGCGGGCCAGGGACGCATTCAGAAGAATGCAGGATGATCTGACCGAAATATACGTGCCGGAATCCAGGATGATCAGTGTTCAAAACAGCATTGATGATCAGGATATGGATCCGTTTCAGATGACCGGCAGTGAGACCAGTGTAGGTGGACAGACCTTTTCCACGCTTCAATTTGCCGGACTTTCAGGGTTGCAGACGGGGCGTATCAGGCCGTCCGGTATCGTTCGAGTAACCTATTACGTTAGAAAAAATAACCAGGAACTGTTTGATCTATGTCGGGCTGAGTGGCCTATTGGCAGCGACAGGGAGACAACCCCGTGCTCAGATCCGGTCCTTGTAGAAAATATTACCGGATTTACCATTGATTATGGTGATGCAAAGGGCAATGAACACCAGGCGTGGGATGCGGATACGGACAGTGACGGGGCATCCATTCCTTTTGTCTTGAATATTGGGTTGACCCTGAAAAATGAAAACAAAGAAAAAGTATTTGAAACTGCCGTCGTCTTACCGGTACAAAGGCAGTCTGATGGTTAG
- the gspD gene encoding type II secretion system secretin GspD: MLQDRRNSFNVKYFCLSLIVLALVGLWPVQAAQNQDVSEFVSMDFNDVDIGVFIKFISKLTNKNFVVDTKVKGKVTIISPEKISVDEAYKVFESVLDIYGFATVDTGTVVKIIPAADARGDNVDTRMAKLAERTSDKLVTRIIPLTYASSDELKSLLSPMLAKGSLLLSHADSNMLIATATLASIDRLLKLIKTIDVEGVGRKITILPIKYADAEKMVTNLTKIYSAQAKKVSRRKKNTNELSVEMVADERTNSIILLASEQESSQITALVEALDKEVPKGEEKIRVYYLEHATAEDLAAVLQEIPEKSSNDSKKTGQKKAPLLSEDIKITADKSTNSLIIIADKDDYPVLEEVIKKLDVPRSMVYIECLLMEMNADRSLELGMEWRAKGTVHSNSTGFGRFSTSDSSSADLASLANTALDSGFSMGIFGGSIEAIIQASQEDSDVKILSTPQLLTTENEEATITIGKNVPYQTKGGTEDTSSTTYNTYEYKDVGITLKLTPSISQDRLVRLDFYQEVTKLDSANTTTSDRPTTLKRELETTIIVEDGNTVVIGGLIDDSLSKGNDQVPCLGDIPILGNAFKSQSSKSDRTNLFIFLTPRVVKNTLEAKKIYEEKKDTMDELHKQEIKLYDEDSPVKSMLLN, from the coding sequence ATGTTGCAGGACCGTCGCAACTCGTTCAATGTAAAATACTTCTGCCTGAGCCTTATTGTGTTGGCCCTGGTTGGGCTTTGGCCTGTGCAGGCGGCGCAGAACCAGGATGTTTCAGAATTTGTGTCCATGGATTTCAATGATGTTGATATCGGTGTATTCATTAAATTTATCAGCAAATTGACGAATAAAAATTTTGTGGTGGACACTAAGGTCAAAGGAAAGGTTACTATTATCTCTCCTGAAAAAATATCTGTGGATGAGGCGTACAAGGTATTTGAATCAGTTTTGGATATTTACGGGTTTGCCACGGTTGACACCGGCACTGTCGTAAAGATCATTCCTGCTGCAGATGCCAGGGGCGACAATGTGGACACCCGTATGGCAAAACTTGCGGAACGGACATCAGATAAGCTTGTTACACGAATTATTCCCCTGACTTACGCAAGTTCAGATGAGTTGAAATCCCTTTTGTCCCCCATGCTTGCAAAAGGCAGTCTCCTTTTATCCCATGCCGATTCAAATATGCTAATCGCCACCGCAACCCTTGCCAGTATTGACCGGTTGCTCAAATTGATTAAAACCATTGATGTGGAAGGGGTAGGGCGAAAAATTACCATTTTGCCCATCAAATATGCAGATGCCGAAAAAATGGTCACCAATCTGACTAAGATCTATTCAGCGCAGGCAAAAAAAGTGTCAAGAAGAAAGAAAAACACCAATGAGCTTTCTGTTGAAATGGTGGCCGATGAACGGACCAATTCTATTATTCTTTTGGCCAGTGAACAGGAAAGTTCTCAGATTACGGCACTTGTGGAAGCTTTAGATAAAGAGGTCCCCAAAGGAGAAGAAAAGATCCGGGTCTATTATCTTGAACACGCCACTGCCGAGGATTTGGCCGCCGTACTCCAGGAAATTCCTGAAAAGAGCAGCAATGATTCAAAAAAGACCGGCCAGAAAAAAGCCCCGCTTTTGTCTGAGGATATAAAAATTACGGCAGATAAATCCACCAATTCCCTTATTATTATTGCGGATAAAGATGATTATCCCGTGTTGGAAGAGGTCATCAAAAAATTGGATGTGCCCAGATCCATGGTCTATATTGAGTGCCTGCTCATGGAAATGAACGCGGATCGGTCCCTTGAACTCGGTATGGAATGGCGGGCTAAGGGAACTGTTCATAGCAACAGTACCGGGTTTGGCAGATTCAGCACCTCTGATTCGAGTTCGGCAGATTTAGCTTCTTTGGCGAACACGGCTTTGGACAGCGGTTTTTCCATGGGTATTTTCGGTGGAAGCATTGAAGCGATCATCCAGGCATCTCAGGAAGATTCCGATGTGAAAATTTTGTCCACGCCCCAACTTTTGACCACGGAAAATGAAGAAGCCACCATCACCATTGGTAAAAATGTGCCCTACCAGACCAAAGGCGGTACCGAAGACACTTCTTCTACCACCTACAATACATACGAATACAAAGACGTGGGCATTACATTGAAACTTACCCCCTCCATCAGCCAGGATCGGCTGGTAAGATTGGATTTCTATCAGGAAGTCACAAAACTAGACAGCGCAAACACCACCACCTCGGACCGACCCACCACCTTAAAACGGGAGCTTGAGACCACCATTATCGTAGAAGACGGAAATACCGTGGTGATTGGCGGGCTGATTGATGACAGTCTGAGTAAGGGAAATGACCAGGTGCCATGTCTCGGTGATATACCTATCCTGGGCAATGCCTTTAAAAGTCAGTCTTCGAAAAGCGACAGAACCAACCTTTTTATTTTCCTGACCCCCAGAGTAGTTAAAAATACCCTGGAAGCAAAAAAGATTTATGAGGAAAAGAAGGATACGATGGATGAACTTCATAAACAGGAAATCAAATTGTATGATGAAGATTCGCCTGTAAAAAGCATGCTTTTGAATTGA
- a CDS encoding HEAT repeat domain-containing protein, which produces MKAIKKSHILIGLLCAVLAIAVAITAFSLNRKNQPVTNQMVSIDTKKLSNQTDDRVADAPILDQQVSVEKIPTEDQVQIAATEETRPDELNDTDRFNDVLRLRNQPSEKTIQLLVNYLYDENIDIVAEAMDALAYVGMNSKFKEMVFDILKQKASDKDYPARGNALIAAARFDMDEQFLSILPGFLIEKGDQGEEDMTLALRALSFVKSPDLFPYLNQIIDQSQNQQNQKMAYGIMARYDSVESNQFLEDMLGSSNDENQKNSTWALSRANKPEQNLILEDALTQQQLKKESVALVAASPSAAEVFGNILNNDAIETDQKLYYLDVIAANTVNAGLKVRDDMKDALEPLLDSDNRELKLEAIRTLGKVGGDIEDTANLLEPELQSSDQEIKEQAFFSYSSYVSRKTYKPLLDLLWDDNEKIRRGAIAMAANYIDSSDTEQLMKALKHDDEFMREQAELILGKL; this is translated from the coding sequence ATGAAAGCGATAAAAAAGTCTCATATTCTAATTGGACTTTTATGTGCGGTACTAGCTATAGCTGTTGCGATTACCGCTTTTAGTTTAAATCGAAAAAATCAACCCGTAACCAACCAGATGGTTTCAATAGATACTAAAAAATTATCAAACCAGACTGACGATAGAGTTGCTGATGCGCCAATTTTAGACCAACAAGTATCGGTAGAAAAAATACCGACCGAAGACCAGGTGCAAATAGCTGCTACCGAGGAAACCAGGCCGGATGAGTTAAATGATACTGATCGTTTTAATGACGTTTTAAGATTAAGAAATCAGCCCTCAGAAAAAACTATTCAACTTCTCGTGAACTATCTATATGATGAAAACATAGATATTGTCGCTGAAGCCATGGATGCACTTGCTTATGTAGGGATGAATAGTAAATTTAAAGAGATGGTTTTTGATATTTTAAAGCAGAAAGCCTCAGATAAAGATTATCCTGCCCGGGGGAACGCGCTTATTGCGGCGGCAAGGTTTGACATGGATGAACAATTCTTATCTATTCTTCCGGGTTTTTTAATAGAAAAAGGCGATCAGGGCGAAGAAGACATGACACTTGCCCTTCGAGCCTTATCCTTTGTAAAATCTCCCGATCTTTTTCCTTATTTAAATCAAATTATTGATCAAAGCCAAAACCAGCAAAACCAAAAGATGGCATACGGCATTATGGCCAGATATGATTCAGTGGAAAGCAATCAGTTTTTAGAAGATATGCTTGGCTCATCCAATGACGAAAATCAAAAGAACAGCACATGGGCGCTGTCAAGAGCAAATAAGCCTGAACAGAATCTGATTTTGGAAGATGCCTTGACTCAGCAACAGCTTAAAAAGGAGTCTGTGGCGCTGGTGGCGGCAAGTCCCAGTGCTGCTGAGGTATTCGGCAATATCCTCAACAACGACGCCATAGAAACGGATCAGAAATTATATTATCTGGATGTTATCGCTGCCAACACAGTCAATGCGGGTCTAAAAGTACGAGATGATATGAAAGATGCTTTGGAGCCGTTGTTGGATTCCGATAACCGGGAATTGAAACTGGAAGCTATCCGTACTCTTGGAAAGGTTGGGGGCGATATTGAAGATACCGCTAACCTGCTGGAGCCTGAGCTGCAATCTTCAGATCAAGAGATAAAGGAGCAAGCCTTTTTTTCATACTCGAGTTATGTTTCAAGAAAAACGTATAAACCTCTTTTGGATCTACTGTGGGATGATAACGAAAAAATACGCAGGGGCGCCATAGCAATGGCTGCAAATTACATAGATTCTTCGGACACGGAACAACTGATGAAAGCATTAAAGCATGACGATGAATTTATGAGAGAACAAGCCGAACTGATTCTAGGAAAATTATAA
- the dnaX gene encoding DNA polymerase III subunit gamma/tau: MSYQVLALKYRPQTFSEVVGQEHVTTTLTNAISGNRVPHALLLAGPRGTGKTTIARIMAKAMTCQTGPTPSPCNECKICKDIINGHCADVFEIDGASNNSVEQIRELRDNVAYMPSAARYKIYIIDEVHMLSVAAFNALLKTLEEPPEHVLFIFATTEVHKIPATILSRCQRHDLSRIALDKISDHLDTLCRKEGYTVEKEGLELIALEADGSIRDGLSLLDRILSAGPEKEIDRQMITQRLRGTDRRVLFDISLAVLERNGAQLIDLVSKINDSGMDLKEFYSGIIAQFRNLNIIRLCGKDSPVLNMIETEKLELDRMCKNFAPAYLGMLLDLLLKEESIVRFASHTQTAVEMVLLKMIQIEPETRLDEIITKVDLLARQMENRVDRSDIVSPPAQYDTPPQTTATPIKQIPADKPSGVSYIAPPPQKPIQETPPYRPEQMQETPNVSPDSPVPEPSLPQTQAHQGAATWTQFMDILQREHPFIFGLFSKGQADTSAQDRVVVTLSSCSGFEKSRLSTKTKALADLGQKLLGKSIEVNVENNSTPKDETCQQQASLQKAEQAAAGHPMVQHAVRLFDADII; this comes from the coding sequence ATGTCTTACCAGGTTCTGGCATTAAAATACCGTCCCCAGACATTTTCAGAAGTAGTTGGACAGGAACATGTCACCACCACCCTGACCAACGCCATTTCCGGAAACAGGGTTCCCCATGCGCTTCTTCTGGCAGGCCCCAGGGGCACCGGCAAGACGACCATTGCCCGCATTATGGCCAAAGCCATGACATGTCAGACCGGACCGACCCCGTCGCCGTGCAACGAATGCAAAATATGCAAAGACATTATCAACGGGCATTGTGCAGACGTATTTGAAATTGACGGCGCCTCCAACAACAGTGTGGAGCAGATCCGTGAACTCAGAGATAATGTGGCCTACATGCCCTCTGCTGCCAGGTACAAAATATATATCATTGATGAAGTTCACATGCTTTCGGTGGCAGCCTTCAATGCCCTGCTCAAGACTCTTGAAGAGCCCCCGGAGCATGTTCTTTTCATCTTTGCCACCACCGAAGTCCATAAAATTCCGGCCACCATCCTGTCCCGGTGCCAGCGCCACGACCTGTCGCGAATTGCCTTGGACAAAATCAGCGACCACCTTGACACGCTGTGCAGAAAAGAAGGCTATACGGTTGAAAAAGAAGGATTGGAGTTAATTGCTTTAGAGGCAGATGGTTCTATCAGAGATGGGTTAAGCCTTCTGGACAGAATTCTTTCAGCCGGTCCTGAAAAAGAAATTGACCGGCAAATGATTACCCAAAGACTTCGGGGGACGGACCGAAGAGTTCTTTTTGACATATCTTTGGCCGTACTGGAAAGAAATGGCGCGCAGCTCATTGATCTTGTCAGTAAAATCAATGACTCAGGAATGGACTTAAAAGAATTCTATTCCGGAATCATTGCCCAGTTCAGGAATCTGAACATCATCCGGCTGTGCGGAAAAGACAGTCCTGTGCTCAATATGATTGAAACCGAAAAACTTGAGCTTGACCGAATGTGCAAAAACTTTGCGCCTGCCTACCTTGGGATGCTGCTGGATCTTCTCCTAAAAGAGGAGAGTATTGTACGCTTTGCATCTCACACCCAGACAGCCGTGGAGATGGTATTGCTTAAAATGATCCAGATTGAGCCGGAGACCCGGCTTGATGAAATCATCACCAAGGTGGATCTATTAGCACGTCAGATGGAAAACCGTGTTGACCGCAGCGATATTGTTTCACCACCGGCGCAATATGATACGCCGCCCCAGACAACAGCGACACCGATAAAACAGATTCCTGCTGATAAGCCCTCCGGCGTGTCTTATATAGCACCGCCCCCGCAAAAGCCTATACAGGAGACCCCACCCTATAGACCGGAACAGATGCAGGAGACCCCAAACGTTTCACCAGATTCACCAGTGCCTGAACCCTCGTTGCCCCAGACACAAGCGCATCAGGGGGCTGCAACCTGGACGCAATTCATGGATATACTTCAACGAGAGCACCCCTTTATTTTTGGTCTATTTTCCAAAGGACAGGCCGACACATCGGCTCAGGACAGAGTGGTTGTAACCCTTTCCTCATGCTCCGGATTTGAAAAATCCAGACTCAGCACCAAAACCAAAGCGCTGGCCGATCTGGGCCAAAAACTTTTAGGCAAATCCATAGAGGTAAATGTAGAAAACAACAGCACCCCCAAGGATGAGACTTGCCAACAGCAAGCATCTCTGCAAAAGGCAGAACAAGCTGCCGCAGGCCATCCCATGGTCCAACACGCAGTTCGTTTATTTGATGCAGATATCATATAA
- the recR gene encoding recombination mediator RecR — protein MKHYPEAIVKLIHSFSTLPGIGKKTAERLALHILHAPDHEAAALAADIIELKKTVRLCASCFALTDRETCQICSDPGRDSGLICVVENPTDMAAIEKSGAFSGVYHILGGALSPIDGIGPKDIRLTELFKRTRGNGIKELILATRTNVEGEATAAYIRGKLTTTNIKITRIASGIPMGGDLQYVDPLTMQKAMEKRYGI, from the coding sequence GTGAAGCATTATCCTGAAGCCATCGTAAAGCTGATCCATTCATTTTCCACCCTGCCGGGGATAGGAAAAAAAACGGCTGAACGATTGGCCCTTCATATTCTTCATGCGCCGGACCATGAGGCTGCAGCTTTGGCCGCAGATATTATTGAACTGAAAAAAACTGTCAGGTTATGCGCATCCTGTTTCGCACTAACGGACCGCGAAACCTGCCAAATCTGTTCAGACCCCGGCCGGGACAGTGGCCTAATCTGCGTGGTAGAAAACCCAACAGACATGGCTGCCATTGAGAAATCAGGAGCCTTTTCAGGCGTGTACCACATCCTTGGTGGCGCCTTGTCCCCTATCGACGGCATCGGCCCCAAAGACATCCGCCTGACCGAACTGTTCAAGCGAACCCGGGGCAATGGAATCAAGGAACTTATTCTTGCCACCCGGACCAATGTAGAAGGAGAAGCTACGGCGGCCTATATTCGTGGCAAACTGACAACAACAAACATTAAAATCACCCGAATTGCATCGGGTATACCCATGGGAGGGGACCTTCAGTATGTAGATCCCTTGACTATGCAGAAGGCCATGGAAAAACGCTACGGGATCTAA
- a CDS encoding YkgJ family cysteine cluster protein produces MLTPKDIFDCKQCGQCCKGFGGTYIDKRDIKKICDYIQAEPDTFVENYCDMSGSRPVLTLGQDGCCIFFDPKKQCTIHPVKPYMCRAWPFIKALINHPENWDIMANSCPGVKKGVPADDISRIAAMEKEKLDRAFNR; encoded by the coding sequence ATGCTGACACCAAAAGATATTTTTGACTGTAAACAATGTGGTCAGTGCTGCAAAGGATTTGGCGGCACCTATATAGATAAAAGAGATATCAAAAAAATCTGCGATTATATCCAGGCAGAGCCTGATACCTTTGTGGAAAATTATTGTGACATGTCCGGTTCAAGACCGGTCTTGACACTGGGACAAGACGGCTGCTGTATCTTTTTTGATCCTAAAAAGCAGTGTACCATCCATCCGGTCAAGCCCTATATGTGCCGTGCCTGGCCCTTTATTAAAGCCCTGATTAACCATCCCGAAAACTGGGACATCATGGCAAACTCTTGCCCAGGCGTGAAGAAAGGTGTTCCAGCCGATGATATTTCACGCATAGCTGCCATGGAAAAAGAGAAACTTGATCGGGCTTTCAACCGTTAA
- a CDS encoding prepilin-type cleavage/methylation domain-containing protein, giving the protein MECPGLSLPQTQSKSKNGSWSTACLGLPINCFGFTFVELMVIIGILTTTLLFSVPIFRQIHLTSEASDHVSGMLLFFENLKLRAMVENKNFTLYVDSGSGKMYVVDDTMDEDARQDALNNGVSLNGDLQLLNLEFPDDNTRPRDDKSICFFSKGYSDRALIHVREESREMTIQICMFQKKVHLIDRYVSYDDCI; this is encoded by the coding sequence ATGGAATGTCCCGGCCTATCATTGCCCCAGACCCAATCCAAATCAAAAAATGGAAGTTGGTCAACGGCTTGTTTGGGACTTCCTATAAATTGTTTTGGCTTCACCTTTGTTGAGCTGATGGTGATAATCGGCATTTTAACCACTACACTGTTATTTTCAGTTCCCATATTCAGGCAGATCCATTTAACGTCAGAGGCATCGGATCATGTCTCGGGCATGCTTCTTTTTTTTGAGAATTTAAAGCTCCGTGCAATGGTGGAAAATAAAAATTTCACCCTGTATGTGGATTCAGGTTCCGGGAAAATGTATGTGGTGGACGACACAATGGATGAGGATGCCCGGCAGGATGCCCTGAATAACGGCGTATCACTGAACGGGGATCTACAATTGCTTAATTTGGAATTTCCGGATGACAATACTCGGCCCCGTGATGATAAAAGCATCTGTTTTTTCAGCAAAGGGTATTCGGATCGAGCCCTGATTCATGTCCGGGAAGAGAGCCGAGAAATGACCATTCAAATATGTATGTTCCAGAAAAAAGTTCACTTGATTGATCGATATGTGTCCTATGACGACTGTATATGA
- a CDS encoding DUF4277 domain-containing protein, whose amino-acid sequence MQIPSTEEWKFTDVRFFPIFREYVKRLNIVETINTMVDSNMDLSPDDAALAMIMDTLSGRTPLYRLEEAFKGLDSELILGCTH is encoded by the coding sequence ATGCAAATACCAAGTACAGAAGAATGGAAATTTACAGATGTTCGGTTTTTCCCCATATTCAGAGAATACGTCAAGCGTCTCAATATAGTTGAAACGATCAACACCATGGTCGATAGCAATATGGATCTGTCCCCCGATGATGCCGCGCTTGCAATGATTATGGATACTCTATCAGGGAGGACACCTCTTTACCGCCTGGAAGAAGCTTTTAAGGGGCTGGATTCCGAGCTGATACTTGGTTGTACCCATTAG
- a CDS encoding prepilin-type N-terminal cleavage/methylation domain-containing protein, protein MTTVYDSNRCWNRAGFTLIEVIVAMAIIATVMTALFRMQSGTINLAGADDFQTTARYLAAKALAQIEISINDPDLQGEFDKAFKGYTWRCEVMDIGDSLSNIVPNSAEETGTLKKIDLTIKREQGDRSYHVETFRFAPAS, encoded by the coding sequence ATGACGACTGTATATGATAGTAATCGCTGCTGGAACCGGGCCGGATTTACCTTGATCGAAGTGATTGTGGCCATGGCCATTATTGCAACGGTTATGACGGCATTGTTTCGGATGCAGTCCGGGACCATCAATCTTGCTGGAGCCGATGATTTCCAAACAACAGCCCGGTATCTTGCAGCCAAAGCCCTTGCCCAAATTGAGATTTCCATCAATGATCCGGACCTGCAGGGCGAGTTTGACAAGGCGTTCAAAGGATATACCTGGCGGTGTGAGGTGATGGATATAGGCGATAGCCTTTCTAACATCGTGCCGAATTCGGCCGAGGAGACCGGTACATTGAAAAAAATTGATCTAACAATAAAACGGGAGCAGGGGGATCGGTCATACCATGTTGAAACATTCAGGTTTGCCCCTGCAAGTTAA